In Blautia wexlerae DSM 19850, a single window of DNA contains:
- a CDS encoding peptidoglycan D,D-transpeptidase FtsI family protein: MKKNMTFHKRKIWVVLLCCILMMTGLIGRLVYLMCFRSDYYYKKAKELHEREREIKAARGEILDAKGKVLASNRTVCTISVIHSQIKEPEKVIALLSEKLKIDEAEVRKRVEKISSIEIVKTNVEKSTGDEIRECSLAGVKVDEDYKRYYPCGSLASKVIGFTGGDNQGIIGLEVKYEEILRGQPGKILTTTDARGVEIDKLGETREKPIEGKSLMISLDVNIQEFAQQSALKVMEEKQAERVSILLMNPQNGEIYACVNVPEFDLNDPFTLTDDLNMQLNESGITIPSEDHNEQSELAVQTASGKTNTERKQELLNQMWRNPCLNDTYEPGSTFKIITMAAGLEAGVVSPGDRFYCPGYKVVEDRRIHCAKRTGHGSQNFVEGAQNSCNPVFIEVGLRLGVERYYKYFRQFGLLDKTGTDLPGEAGTIMHQKKNMGEVELATVSFGQSFQITPVQLAATVSSLINGGRRVTPHFGVAVLNPDRTEGEKLIFPVKEGIVSEETSKEIREILETVVSQGSGKNAKIEGYAIGGKTATSQTLPRSANRYISSFLGFAPAEDPQILGLCIIHDPKGIYYGGTVAAPVIRGIFENILPYLGIEKSDVSDFSAEGN, translated from the coding sequence ATGAAAAAAAATATGACGTTTCACAAGAGAAAAATATGGGTGGTATTACTCTGCTGTATTTTAATGATGACAGGCCTTATCGGAAGACTGGTATATCTTATGTGTTTCAGATCAGACTATTATTATAAGAAAGCAAAAGAACTTCACGAAAGAGAGAGAGAGATCAAAGCGGCCAGAGGAGAGATTCTGGATGCAAAGGGAAAAGTTCTGGCATCAAACAGGACGGTATGTACAATCTCTGTGATCCACAGTCAGATTAAAGAACCTGAAAAAGTAATCGCCCTGCTGTCTGAAAAACTGAAAATAGATGAGGCAGAAGTGAGAAAAAGAGTGGAGAAAATCTCTTCCATAGAAATAGTAAAGACAAATGTGGAAAAAAGTACAGGTGATGAGATAAGAGAGTGCAGTCTGGCAGGGGTGAAAGTTGATGAGGATTATAAGCGTTACTATCCATGTGGAAGTCTGGCTTCAAAAGTCATTGGCTTTACGGGAGGTGATAATCAGGGAATTATCGGTCTGGAAGTGAAATATGAAGAAATCCTGAGGGGACAGCCGGGTAAAATCCTGACAACAACAGATGCCAGGGGTGTGGAAATTGATAAATTGGGTGAGACAAGGGAAAAACCGATAGAGGGGAAAAGCCTGATGATCAGCCTTGATGTAAATATTCAGGAATTTGCGCAGCAGTCAGCTTTGAAAGTAATGGAGGAAAAGCAGGCAGAACGTGTATCTATCCTGCTGATGAATCCACAGAACGGCGAAATATATGCATGTGTCAATGTGCCGGAATTTGACCTGAATGATCCTTTTACCCTGACAGATGATCTGAATATGCAGTTAAATGAATCCGGGATAACAATACCGTCGGAAGATCACAATGAACAAAGTGAACTGGCAGTGCAGACAGCATCAGGAAAAACAAATACAGAAAGAAAGCAGGAATTACTGAATCAGATGTGGAGAAATCCCTGTCTGAATGATACTTATGAACCGGGCTCTACATTTAAAATCATCACCATGGCAGCCGGACTGGAGGCTGGTGTTGTTTCACCTGGGGACCGTTTTTATTGTCCCGGATATAAAGTGGTGGAGGATCGCAGAATCCACTGTGCAAAAAGAACAGGACATGGATCCCAGAATTTTGTGGAAGGTGCACAGAATTCCTGTAACCCTGTGTTTATAGAGGTGGGGCTTCGCCTTGGGGTAGAACGTTATTATAAGTATTTCAGACAGTTTGGACTTCTGGATAAAACCGGGACAGATCTTCCGGGAGAGGCAGGAACTATTATGCATCAGAAGAAAAATATGGGAGAAGTGGAACTGGCAACGGTTTCTTTTGGACAGTCTTTTCAGATTACGCCTGTTCAGCTGGCTGCAACAGTAAGTTCACTTATAAACGGAGGCAGACGGGTGACACCGCATTTTGGAGTCGCAGTGTTAAATCCTGACAGAACAGAGGGTGAGAAACTGATTTTTCCGGTAAAAGAAGGAATTGTCTCTGAAGAGACTTCGAAGGAAATAAGAGAAATCCTGGAAACAGTAGTATCTCAGGGCTCCGGAAAAAATGCAAAAATTGAAGGATATGCCATCGGTGGGAAAACTGCCACTTCTCAGACACTGCCAAGAAGTGCAAATCGTTATATTTCCTCTTTTTTGGGATTTGCACCTGCAGAAGATCCGCAGATACTGGGACTGTGTATTATTCATGATCCGAAAGGAATCTATTATGGAGGGACAGTAGCTGCACCTGTGATACGTGGTATTTTTGAGAATATCCTGCCATATCTTGGAATTGAAAAAAGTGATGTTTCTGATTTTTCTGCAGAAGGCAATTAG